The proteins below come from a single Zea mays cultivar B73 chromosome 8, Zm-B73-REFERENCE-NAM-5.0, whole genome shotgun sequence genomic window:
- the LOC107521949 gene encoding uncharacterized protein LOC107521949 precursor, with protein MSSSSGCNRGRAVLPVTASLVPFLLLLVVVSCQAALVVSATHTHGHGGGKHAGAARAAFRAGDEQEAYARIMARMARMDKDSNMTIQSPDGDVIHCVPAHLQPAFDHPRLRGQEPEDEPVERPMSKGGAAEEEAGVFPQAWSDGGSKRCPAGTVPIRRTAARDVLRASSARRFGMKARGGGSSSSNARRDSTSSGHEHAVGYVTGDQFYGAKASLNVWPAKVASAAEFSLSQIWVISGSFGNDLNTIEAGWQVSPELYGDSSPRFFTYWTTDAYQETGCYNLHCSGFVQTNSRIAIGAAISPTSVYNGRQFDISLLIWKDPHRGNWWLQLGSGPLVGYWPSLLFTHLGAHADMVQFGGEVVNSRPAGAHTPTQMGSGHFPREGSNRAAYFRNLQVVDADNSLVAAAALRLVADRPGCYDIQGGYNTAWGNYFYYGGPGRNVHCP; from the exons ATGTCTTCATCTAGCGGCTGTAACCGCGGGCGAGCAGTCCTCCCAGTCACTGCCTCCCTCGTTCCCTTCCTGCTCCTCCTCGTCGTCGTCTCGTGCCAGGCCGCCCTGGTGGTCTCCGCGACGCACACGCACGGGCACGGCGGCGGGAAGCATGCCGGCGCCGCGCGGGCGGCCTTCCGTGCCGGGGACGAGCAGGAGGCGTACGCGAGGATCATGGCGCGCATGGCCAGGATGGACAAGGACTCCAACATGACGATACAG AGCCCCGACGGCGACGTCATCCACTGCGTGCCGGCGCACCTGCAGCCGGCGTTCGACCACCCCAGGCTGAGAGGGCAGGAGCCCGAG GACGAGCCCGTGGAGAGGCCCATGTCCAAGGGCGGCGCCGCCGAGGAGGAGGCCGGCGTGTTCCCGCAGGCGTGGAGCGACGGCGGCAGCAAGCGGTGCCCGGCGGGGACGGTGCCGATACGGCGGACGGCGGCGCGCGACGTGCTGCGGGCCAGCTCCGCGcgccggttcgggatgaaggcccgcggcggcggcagcagcagcagcaacgccCGCCGCGACTCCACCAGCAGCGGCCATGAG CACGCGGTGGGGTACGTGACGGGGGACCAGTTCTACGGCGCCAAGGCCAGCCTGAACGTGTGGCCGGCCAAGGTGGCGTCGGCGGCGGAGTTCAGCCtgtcccagatctgggtcatctcCGGCTCCTTCGGCAACGACCTCAACACCATCGAGGCCGGATGGCAG GTGAGCCCTGAGCTGTATGGCGACAGCAGCCCGAGGTTCTTCACGTATTGGACG ACCGATGCGTACCAGGAGACTGGGTGCTACAACCTGCACTGCTCCGGCTTCGTCCAGACGAACAGCCGGATCGCCATTGGAGCCGCCATCTCGCCTACCTCGGTCTACAACGGCCGGCAGTTCGACATCAGCCTGCTCATATGGAAG GACCCGCACCGGGGGAACTGGTGGCTGCAGCTGGGGTCGGGCCCGCTGGTGGGGTACTGGCCGTCGCTCCTGTTCACGCACCTGGGCGCCCACGCCGACATGGTGCAGTTCGGCGGCGAGGTGGTGAACTCGCGCCCGGCGGGGGCGCACACGCCCACGCAGATGGGGAGCGGCCACTTCCCCCGCGAGGGATCCAACCGCGCAGCCTACTTCCGCAACCTGCAGGTCGTCGACGCCGACAACAgcctcgtcgccgccgccgcgctcCGCCTCGTCGCCGACCGCCCGGGCTGCTACGACATCCAGGGCGGCTACAACACCGCCTGGGGGAACTACTTCTACTACGGAGGGCCCGGCAGGAACGTGCACTGCCCGTGA
- the LOC107521949 gene encoding uncharacterized protein isoform X1, giving the protein MSSSSGCNRGRAVLPVTASLVPFLLLLVVVSCQAALVVSATHTHGHGGGKHAGAARAAFRAGDEQEAYARIMARMARMDKDSNMTIQSPDGDVIHCVPAHLQPAFDHPRLRGQEPEDEPVERPMSKGGAAEEEAGVFPQAWSDGGSKRCPAGTVPIRRTAARDVLRASSARRFGMKARGGGSSSSNARRDSTSSGHEHAVGYVTGDQFYGAKASLNVWPAKVASAAEFSLSQIWVISGSFGNDLNTIEAGWQVSPELYGDSSPRFFTYWTTDAYQETGCYNLHCSGFVQTNSRIAIGAAISPTSVYNGRQFDISLLIWKTDVRARAQDPHRGNWWLQLGSGPLVGYWPSLLFTHLGAHADMVQFGGEVVNSRPAGAHTPTQMGSGHFPREGSNRAAYFRNLQVVDADNSLVAAAALRLVADRPGCYDIQGGYNTAWGNYFYYGGPGRNVHCP; this is encoded by the exons ATGTCTTCATCTAGCGGCTGTAACCGCGGGCGAGCAGTCCTCCCAGTCACTGCCTCCCTCGTTCCCTTCCTGCTCCTCCTCGTCGTCGTCTCGTGCCAGGCCGCCCTGGTGGTCTCCGCGACGCACACGCACGGGCACGGCGGCGGGAAGCATGCCGGCGCCGCGCGGGCGGCCTTCCGTGCCGGGGACGAGCAGGAGGCGTACGCGAGGATCATGGCGCGCATGGCCAGGATGGACAAGGACTCCAACATGACGATACAG AGCCCCGACGGCGACGTCATCCACTGCGTGCCGGCGCACCTGCAGCCGGCGTTCGACCACCCCAGGCTGAGAGGGCAGGAGCCCGAG GACGAGCCCGTGGAGAGGCCCATGTCCAAGGGCGGCGCCGCCGAGGAGGAGGCCGGCGTGTTCCCGCAGGCGTGGAGCGACGGCGGCAGCAAGCGGTGCCCGGCGGGGACGGTGCCGATACGGCGGACGGCGGCGCGCGACGTGCTGCGGGCCAGCTCCGCGcgccggttcgggatgaaggcccgcggcggcggcagcagcagcagcaacgccCGCCGCGACTCCACCAGCAGCGGCCATGAG CACGCGGTGGGGTACGTGACGGGGGACCAGTTCTACGGCGCCAAGGCCAGCCTGAACGTGTGGCCGGCCAAGGTGGCGTCGGCGGCGGAGTTCAGCCtgtcccagatctgggtcatctcCGGCTCCTTCGGCAACGACCTCAACACCATCGAGGCCGGATGGCAG GTGAGCCCTGAGCTGTATGGCGACAGCAGCCCGAGGTTCTTCACGTATTGGACG ACCGATGCGTACCAGGAGACTGGGTGCTACAACCTGCACTGCTCCGGCTTCGTCCAGACGAACAGCCGGATCGCCATTGGAGCCGCCATCTCGCCTACCTCGGTCTACAACGGCCGGCAGTTCGACATCAGCCTGCTCATATGGAAG ACTGACGTACGCGCGCGCGCGCAGGACCCGCACCGGGGGAACTGGTGGCTGCAGCTGGGGTCGGGCCCGCTGGTGGGGTACTGGCCGTCGCTCCTGTTCACGCACCTGGGCGCCCACGCCGACATGGTGCAGTTCGGCGGCGAGGTGGTGAACTCGCGCCCGGCGGGGGCGCACACGCCCACGCAGATGGGGAGCGGCCACTTCCCCCGCGAGGGATCCAACCGCGCAGCCTACTTCCGCAACCTGCAGGTCGTCGACGCCGACAACAgcctcgtcgccgccgccgcgctcCGCCTCGTCGCCGACCGCCCGGGCTGCTACGACATCCAGGGCGGCTACAACACCGCCTGGGGGAACTACTTCTACTACGGAGGGCCCGGCAGGAACGTGCACTGCCCGTGA
- the LOC103634865 gene encoding LRR receptor-like serine/threonine-protein kinase gives MPPDVMNGRWRSACAAAAAPLLLWCALVLACMGSALAVDAQGAALLAWKRTLRGGAEEALGDWRDSDASPCRWTGVSCNAAGRVTELSLQFVGLHGGVPADLHSSAVGATLARLVLTGANLTGPIPPQLGDLPALAHLDLSSNALTGPIPAALCRPGSRLESLYVNSNRLEGAIPDAIGNLTALRELVVYDNQLEGPIPASIGQMASLEVLRAGGNKNLQGALPPEIGSCSNLTMLGLAETSISGPLPATLGQLKSLDTIAIYTAMLSGPIPPELGQCTSLVNVYLYENALSGSIPPQLGRLSNLKTLLLWQNSLVGVIPPELGACAGLAVLDLSMNGLTGHIPASLGNLTSLQELQLSGNKVSGPVPAELARCANLTDLELDNNQISGAIPAGIGKLTALRMLYLWANQLTGSIPPEIGGCASLESLDLSQNALTGPIPRSLFRLPRLSKLLLIDNALSGEIPPEIGNCTSLVRFRASGNHLAGAIPPEVGRLGNLSFFDLSSNRLSGAIPAEIAGCRNLTFVDLHGNAIAGVLPPRLFHDMLSLQYLDLSYNSIGGAIPPDIGKLSSLTKLVLGGNRLTGQIPPEIGSCSRLQLLDLGGNTLSGGIPASIGKIPGLEIALNLSCNGLSGAIPKEFGGLVRLGVLDVSHNQLSGDLQPLTALQNLVALNISFNGFTGRAPATAFFAKLPASDVEGNPGLCLSRCPGDASERERAARRAARVATAVLVSALVALLAAAAFLLVGRRGRSSVFGGARSDADGKDADMLPPWDVTLYQKLDITVGDVARSLTPANVIGQGWSGSVYRASVPSTGAAIAVKRFRSCDEASAEAFACEVGVLPRVRHRNIVRLLGWAANRRTRLLFYDYLPNGTLGGLLHSAGGGSAGAAVVEWEVRLSIAVGVAEGLAYLHHDCVPAILHRDVKADNILLGERYEACLADFGLARVAEDGANSSPPPFAGSYGYIAPEYGCMTKITTKSDVYSFGVVLLEAITGRRPVEAAFGEGRSVVQWVREHLHQKRDPADVVDQRLQGRADAQVQEMLQALGIALLCASARPEDRPTMKDAAALLRGLRSDDGSAEARKVSGSRPPPLDSARWAAASSPAKPTALPRPSPSASSSLAYSM, from the exons ATGCCTCCTGACGTGATGAACGGGAGGTGGAGGAGCGcgtgcgcggcggcggcggcgccgctgCTGCTGTGGTGCGCGCTTGTCCTGGCGTGCATGGGCAGCGCGCTGGCCGTGGACGCGCAGGGCGCGGCGCTGCTGGCCTGGAAGCGCACGCTGCGGGGCGGCGCGGAGGAGGCGCTGGGGGACTGGAGGGACTCCGACGCGTCGCCGTGCCGGTGGACGGGCGTGTCCTGCAACGCGGCGGGCCGGGTCACGGAGCTCAGCCTGCAGTTCGTCGGCCTGCACGGCGGCGTCCCCGCCGACCTGCACTCCTCCGCCGTCGGCGCCACGCTGGCGCGCCTCGTGCTCACGGGCGCCAACCTCACGGGCCCCATCCCGCCGCAGCTCGGGGACCTGCCGGCGCTGGCGCACCTCGACCTCAGCAGCAATGCGCTCACGGGGCCGATCCCGGCCGCCCTCTGCCGCCCGGGGAGCAGGCTCGAGAGCCTCTACGTCAACTCCAACCGCCTCGAGGGCGCCATCCCGGACGCCATCGGCAACCTCACGGCGCTGCGGGAGCTCGTCGTCTACGACAACCAGCTCGAGGGCCCCATCCCGGCGTCCATCGGCCAGATGGCCAGCCTCGAGGTGCTCCGCGCCGGCGGCAACAAGAACCTCCAGGGCGCGCTCCCACCGGAGATCGGCAGCTGCTCCAACCTCACCATGCTCGGCCTCGCCGAGACCAGCATCTCCGGCCCGCTCCCGGCGACCCTGGGCCAGCTCAAGAGCCTCGACACCATCGCCATCTACACCGCGATGCTCTCCGGCCCGATACCTCCCGAGCTCGGCCAATGCACAAGCCTGGTCAACGTCTACCTGTACGAGAACGCGCTGTCCGGGTCGATCCCGCCGCAGCTCGGCAGGCTCAGCAACCTCAAGACCCTGCTGCTGTGGCAGAACAGCCTCGTCGGCGTCATACCGCCGgagctcggggcgtgcgcggggcTCGCCGTCCTGGACCTGTCCATGAACGGGCTCACCGGCCACATCCCGGCGTCGCTCGGGAACCTGACGTCGCTGCAGGAGCTGCAGCTCAGCGGGAACAAGGTGTCCGGCCCGGTCCCGGCCGAGCTCGCGCGCTGCGCCAACCTCACCGACCTCGAGCTCGACAACAACCAGATATCCGGCGCCATCCCCGCCGGCATCGGCAAGCTCACGGCGCTGCGCATGCTCTACCTCTGGGCCAACCAGCTCACGGGGAGCATCCCGCCGGAGATCGGCGGCTGCGCGAGCCTCGAGTCGCTCGACCTGTCGCAGAACGCGCTCACCGGGCCCATCCCGCGCTCCCTGTTCCGGCTGCCGCGGCTCTCCAAGCTGCTGCTCATCGACAACGCCCTCTCGGGCGAGATACCGCCGGAGATCGGCAACTGCACGTCCCTCGTCCGGTTCCGCGCGAGCGGCAACCACCTCGCcggcgcgattcctcccgaggtcggtaGACTTGGCAACCTCAGCTTCTTTGACCTGAGCTCGAACAGGTTGTCAGGCGCCATCCCCGCGGAGATCGCCGGGTGCCGGAACCTCACGTTCGTCGACCTCCACGGCAATGCCATCGCCGGCGTCCTGCCTCCGAGGCTGTTCCACGACATGCTCTCGCTGCAGTACCTGGACCTGTCGTACAATTCCATCGGCGGCGCGATCCCGCCGGACATCGGCAAGCTCAGTTCGCTCACGAAGCTCGTCCTTGGCGGGAACAGGCTCACGGGCCAGATACCTCCAGAGATCGGCTCGTGCTCACGGCTCCAGCTCCTGGACCTCGGCGGCAACACGCTGTCCGGCGGGATACCGGCGAGCATCGGCAAGATTCCGGGGCTGGAGATCGCTCTCAACCTGAGCTGCAACGGTTTGTCGGGCGCTATACCGAAGGAGTTCGGCGGCCTCGTTCGGCTCGGCGTGCTCGACGTGTCGCACAACCAGCTCTccggtgacctccagcccctgaCCGCGCTCCAGAACCTTGTGGCCCTCAACATCTCCTTCAACGGCTTCACCGGCCGCGCGCCCGCGACGGCGTTCTTCGCGAAGCTGCCGGCGAGCGACGTGGAGGGCAACCCAGGCCTGTGCCTCTCGCGGTGCCCCGGCGACGCAAgcgagcgcgagcgcgcggcgcggCGCGCCGCCCGCGTGGCCACCGCGGTGCTGGTGTCCGCGCTCGTCGCCCTCCTCGCCGCCGCGGCGTTCCTCCTCGTCGGCCGCCGCGGACGCTCGTCGGTGTTCGGCGGCGCGCGCTCCGACGCGGACGGCAAGGACGCCGACATGCTGCCGCCGTGGGACGTGACGCTGTACCAGAAACTGGACATCACCGTGGGCGACGTGGCGCGCAGCCTGACGCCGGCGAACGTCATCGGGCAGGGCTGGTCCGGGTCGGTGTACCGCGCGAGCGTGCCGTCCACGGGCGCGGCCATCGCCGTGAAGAGGTTCCGGTCGTGCGACGAGGCGTCCGCCGAGGCGTTCGCGTGCGAGGTGGGCGTGCTGCCCCGGGTGCGCCACCGCAACATCGTCCGGCTCCTCGGGTGGGCGGCCAACCGGCGGACGCGCCTCCTCTTCTACGACTACCTCCCGAACGGCACCCTCGGCGGCCTGCTGCACAGCGCCGGCGGCGGGTCGGCCGGCGCCGCGGTGGTGGAGTGGGAGGTGCGGCTCTCGATCGCCGTCGGCGTGGCCGAGGGCCTCGCGTACCTGCACCACGACTGCGTGCCGGCGATCCTCCACCGCGACGTCAAGGCCGACAACATCCTCCTCGGCGAGCGGTACGAGGCGTGCCTTGCCGACTTCGGCCTCGCCAGGGTCGCCGAGGACGGCGCCAACTCGTCGCCCCCGCCGTTCGCCGGCTCGTACGGGTACATCGCTCCCG AGTACGGGTGCATGACCAAGATCACGACGAAGAGCGACGTGTACAGCTTCGGGGTGGTGCTGCTGGAGGCCATCACGGGGCGGCGGCCGGTGGAGGCGGCGTTCGGGGAGGGCCGGAGCGTGGTGCAGTGGGTGCGCGAGCACCTCCACCAGAAGCGCGACCCCGCGGACGTGGTCGACCAGCGGCTGCAGGGCCGGGCGGACGCGCAGGTGCAGGAGATGCTGCAGGCGCTCGGGATCGCGCTGCTCTGCGCCAGCGCGCGGCCCGAGGACCGGCCGACGATGAAGGACGCGGCGGCGCTGCTGCGCGGCCTCCGGAGCGACGACGGCTCCGCCGAGGCGCGGAAGGTCAGCGGGTCGAGGCCGCCGCCGCTGGACTCGGCCAGGTGGGCCGCTGCCTCCTCGCCCGCCAAACCCACGGCCCTCCCGCGGCCGTCGCCGTCCGCGTCCAGCTCGCTGGCGTACTCAATGTAA